From a region of the Canis lupus dingo isolate Sandy chromosome 5, ASM325472v2, whole genome shotgun sequence genome:
- the LOC112671102 gene encoding prostate and testis expressed protein 13-like isoform X7, producing the protein MGPRMFPLLLLCIFTVLLMDEGDRVWTAKLIRSCYQCAHFDGYRCRSGLKKCWKFNLMIHNRSCSTEHYYYTDRITERPR; encoded by the exons ATGGGCCCCAGGATGTTCCCATTGCTTCTGCTGTGCATATTCACAGTGCTCTTGATGGATGAAG GAGACAGAGTGTGGACAGCGAAAT TGATTCGATCTTGCTATCAATGTGCCCACTTTGATGGATACAGATGCCGCAGTGGCTTGAAAAAGTGCTGGAAGTTCAATCTAATGATTCATAACAGGAGTTGTTCCACAGAACACTACTACTACACTGATCGAATTACAG AGAGACCTCGATGA
- the LOC112671102 gene encoding prostate and testis expressed protein 13-like isoform X4 — MGPRMFPLLLLCIFTVLLMDEGDRVWTAKLIRSCYQCAHFDGYRCRSGLKKCWKFNLMIHNRSCSTEHYYYTDRITGTICSLKHIESGTPGWLRG; from the exons ATGGGCCCCAGGATGTTCCCATTGCTTCTGCTGTGCATATTCACAGTGCTCTTGATGGATGAAG GAGACAGAGTGTGGACAGCGAAAT TGATTCGATCTTGCTATCAATGTGCCCACTTTGATGGATACAGATGCCGCAGTGGCTTGAAAAAGTGCTGGAAGTTCAATCTAATGATTCATAACAGGAGTTGTTCCACAGAACACTACTACTACACTGATCGAATTACAG GAACAATATGTTCATTAAAACATATTGAgtcggggacgcctgggtggctcagaggttga
- the LOC112671102 gene encoding prostate and testis expressed protein 13-like isoform X5, whose amino-acid sequence MGPRMFPLLLLCIFTVLLMDEGDRVWTAKLIRSCYQCAHFDGYRCRSGLKKCWKFNLMIHNRSCSTEHYYYTDRITDFDCAIQQQRTVCM is encoded by the exons ATGGGCCCCAGGATGTTCCCATTGCTTCTGCTGTGCATATTCACAGTGCTCTTGATGGATGAAG GAGACAGAGTGTGGACAGCGAAAT TGATTCGATCTTGCTATCAATGTGCCCACTTTGATGGATACAGATGCCGCAGTGGCTTGAAAAAGTGCTGGAAGTTCAATCTAATGATTCATAACAGGAGTTGTTCCACAGAACACTACTACTACACTGATCGAATTACAG ATTTTGATTGTGCAATCCAGCAACAGAGAACAGTCTGTATGTAA
- the LOC112671102 gene encoding prostate and testis expressed protein 13-like isoform X1, translated as MGPRMFPLLLLCIFTVLLMDEGDRVWTAKLIRSCYQCAHFDGYRCRSGLKKCWKFNLMIHNRSCSTEHYYYTDRITGRALYRYTRLSCKVCEEGMVQVFHDLLKETFCCSHDNLCNNGNINLDTTLKFGVGVDNMTDLITHK; from the exons ATGGGCCCCAGGATGTTCCCATTGCTTCTGCTGTGCATATTCACAGTGCTCTTGATGGATGAAG GAGACAGAGTGTGGACAGCGAAAT TGATTCGATCTTGCTATCAATGTGCCCACTTTGATGGATACAGATGCCGCAGTGGCTTGAAAAAGTGCTGGAAGTTCAATCTAATGATTCATAACAGGAGTTGTTCCACAGAACACTACTACTACACTGATCGAATTACAG ggAGAGCCCTGTATCGTTATACACGATTGTCTTGTAAAGTTTGTGAAGAGGGAATGGTCCAAGTATTCCATGACTTACTGAAAGAAACATTTTGCTGCAGTCATGATAACTTGTGTAATAATGGCAACATAAATTTAGATACTACACTGAAATTTGGAGTGGGGGTAGATAACATGACTGATTTGATAacacataaataa
- the PATE3 gene encoding prostate and testis expressed protein 3 produces the protein MDKHFLMVFSLFCCIVGLDNSSSFYSSPGLTPAPRSPAVTPLTCMTCHLRTRTDRCRRGFGICVAQKFESCMTLKIFQDNILQLSYMVCQKFCRDLTFDFNNRTYVHKCCKINYCNFKNEQREVGQGVGMTG, from the exons ATGGACAAACACTTCTTGATGGTCTTCTCCCTTTTCTGCTGCATTGTAG GTCTAGACAACTCTAGCTCCTTCTACAGTTCCCCTGGTCTCACACCAGCTCCACGCTCTCCAGCAGTGACACCGCTCACATGCATGACATGCCACCTTCGCACAAGGACAGATCGCTGCAGGAGAGGCTTTGGTATCTGTGTTGCTCAGAAGTTCGAGTCATGCATGACTTTAAAGATCTTCCAGG ATAACATTCTGCAATTATCGTATATGGTGTGTCAGAAATTCTGTAGAGACTTGACATTTGATTTCAACAATCGGACTTATGTTCATAAATGCTGCAAGATCAATTATTGTAACTTCAAAAACGAACAAagggaggtgggccagggggtggggatgactggatga
- the LOC112671102 gene encoding prostate and testis expressed protein 13-like isoform X3: MGPRMFPLLLLCIFTVLLMDEVIRSCYQCAHFDGYRCRSGLKKCWKFNLMIHNRSCSTEHYYYTDRITGRALYRYTRLSCKVCEEGMVQVFHDLLKETFCCSHDNLCNNGNINLDTTLKFGVGVDNMTDLITHK; the protein is encoded by the exons ATGGGCCCCAGGATGTTCCCATTGCTTCTGCTGTGCATATTCACAGTGCTCTTGATGGATGAAG TGATTCGATCTTGCTATCAATGTGCCCACTTTGATGGATACAGATGCCGCAGTGGCTTGAAAAAGTGCTGGAAGTTCAATCTAATGATTCATAACAGGAGTTGTTCCACAGAACACTACTACTACACTGATCGAATTACAG ggAGAGCCCTGTATCGTTATACACGATTGTCTTGTAAAGTTTGTGAAGAGGGAATGGTCCAAGTATTCCATGACTTACTGAAAGAAACATTTTGCTGCAGTCATGATAACTTGTGTAATAATGGCAACATAAATTTAGATACTACACTGAAATTTGGAGTGGGGGTAGATAACATGACTGATTTGATAacacataaataa
- the LOC112671102 gene encoding prostate and testis expressed protein 13-like isoform X2, giving the protein MGPRMFPLLLLCIFTVLLMDEGDRVWTAKLIRSCYQCAHFDGYRCRSGLKKCWKFNLMIHNRSCSTEHYYYTDRITGEHLSNGWHFSGLSKGLPRRQSPEPFVLGFARLSEHFLCQPCSLFKENDSKIITKEAKDILG; this is encoded by the exons ATGGGCCCCAGGATGTTCCCATTGCTTCTGCTGTGCATATTCACAGTGCTCTTGATGGATGAAG GAGACAGAGTGTGGACAGCGAAAT TGATTCGATCTTGCTATCAATGTGCCCACTTTGATGGATACAGATGCCGCAGTGGCTTGAAAAAGTGCTGGAAGTTCAATCTAATGATTCATAACAGGAGTTGTTCCACAGAACACTACTACTACACTGATCGAATTACAG GAGAGCATCTTAGCAACGGATGGCATTTTTCAGGACTTTCCAAAGGCTTACCAAGAAGGCAAAGCCCTGAGCCTTTTGTACTTGGGTTTGCAAGGCTATCAGAGCATTTCCTGTGTCAGCCATGTTCTCTGTTTAAAGAGAATGACTCTAAAATCATAACAAAGGAAGCAAAGGACATTCTAGGTTAA
- the LOC112671102 gene encoding prostate and testis expressed protein 13-like isoform X6 — protein sequence MGPRMFPLLLLCIFTVLLMDEGDRVWTAKLIRSCYQCAHFDGYRCRSGLKKCWKFNLMIHNRSCSTEHYYYTDRITAFCLAHDDVLNI from the exons ATGGGCCCCAGGATGTTCCCATTGCTTCTGCTGTGCATATTCACAGTGCTCTTGATGGATGAAG GAGACAGAGTGTGGACAGCGAAAT TGATTCGATCTTGCTATCAATGTGCCCACTTTGATGGATACAGATGCCGCAGTGGCTTGAAAAAGTGCTGGAAGTTCAATCTAATGATTCATAACAGGAGTTGTTCCACAGAACACTACTACTACACTGATCGAATTACAG CATTCTGCTTGGCACACGATGATGTGCTGAACATATGA